The DNA segment TGGATGATGTGTCCCCCCGATGTGGCGGCGATGCGCGCACGCATCGTTGATCTTTTGGGTGAAAGCGGCGCAGGAGCAAAGATGGGCAATGCAGCGCGGCAATTTGTTCTGGAACACCACGATTGGAGCGCGATGCTTGCGCCATTGAAGGTGTTGATCGGCGACGACAAGGCGGAGGTGTCCGATGCCGCATGAAGTCTCAGCGAACCCTTCGCCATTCTCTCGGCTCTTAGTCGGGTTTTCGCCGACATGGCGAACCTCGCTTGGTGTGATGTTGATTGGGGTGGTGGCTGTGATGACCATTGCCGCGCGCGAATGGGCGGAAATGGCGCACCAATGGTGGAACATCGACACATACACGCACGTACTAATGGTCCCGATCATCGTTGGATGGTTGGTTGTTCTTAGGATCGGCGCGTTGGCCAAATTTTCGCCGCGCCCATGGTGGCCCGGATTGGTCTTGGTGGGGTGCGCGCTGACGCTTTGGATTGTCGGTCGAGCTACCGGTATCAACATTGTCGCCCATGCAGGCGCGGTCGGCGCGGTTCAGGGAGTGGTTGTGACCGCATTGGGGCCAAGAGCATCGCTGGCTCTGGCGTTGCCCATCGCATTTGCTACGTTCTTGATCCCAATTGGCGATGAATTCATCGCTCCACTTCAATCCATCACTGCCGATATTGCGGTGGCTTTGACCATTTGGAGCGGTATTCCTGCCGTGATCGATGGTATTTATATCGACACACCGATTGGCCTGTTCGTCGTCGCCGAAGCCTGTTCGGGGGTCAAATTCCTTGTGGCGATGATCACTTTGGCGGTGTTGGTGGCGTTCACCCGATTTGAAAGTTGGACCCGGCGCGGGCTGTTTATGCTCGCGGCGATTGTCGTCCCAATTATCGCAAACGGCATCCGCGCATGGGGTACGATCTATATCGCACAAAGCCAAGGTGTCGAATTTGCTGCCGGCTTTGACCATATTTTCTATGGCTGGATTTTCTTCGCTGTTGTCGTTGTCGCAATCCTATCGGTGGCATGGCAGTTCTTTGAACGTGAACCAGAGGATGCTGGTTGGACGGCTCAAGATGTCGCGGCGTTTGGATGGCTCCCTCGGTTGGAGCGCGGTTCGTCTGCACCAATCGTTGCGATTGCTGGTTTTGTCGGCCTTACGATTTTGGCAGCGATCATCGCAGCGATTGTCGCCCCCGGTCCATTGGGCTAATCGCCACATCAATTATGTGCGGTATCGCAGGAATCTTTCACGCCGAAACGCCCAAGCCGGTCGATCCTTCACGGGTTGAACGGATGTGCGACGCGCTTGTCCATCGCGGCCCTGATGGGGCGGGGGTGTGGACCGATCATGGCGTGGGACTTGGGCACAGGCGGCTCTCGATCATCGATCTCGAAGGGTCGCCACAACCCATGCACAGCGTGGATGGCCGTGCGGTGATCGCGTTCAACGGGGAGATCTACAATTTCCGCGAATTGCGTCGGGAATTGGAGAAAGACGGTGCGCAATTCCGCACCAGCGGCGACACAGAGGTGATTTTGGCCGCCTATCAACGTTGGGGCCTCGATTGCCTTGAAAAGCTGCACGGCATGTTCGCCTTTGCGCTTTACGATGTAGACAAGCGCCAATTGTTGCTAGCGCGCGATCGGTTTGGCGTGAAGCCGATGTTCTTGTCCAAACTCTCCGATGGTGGATTGGCATTTGCGTCTGAATTGAAGGGGTTGCTTGCGCATCCTTTGATCCGGAGGCGGGTCAATCCGACGGCGTTGGATGCCTATATGACATGGGGCTACTTGCCCGATAGCCATTCGATCCTATCGGGCGTTGAGAAATTGCCTGCCGGGCATTTCCTCTTGCTCGAACAAGGCAAGCCGATGCCGCAACCGCGCCGGTGGTGGGATATTGACTTCACCCAACGCGCCACGGGCAGCGAAGCCGATTTGTCCGCGGAGCTTGTGCATCTGATGCGAGAGGCTGTGCAATCGCGCATGGTCTCCGACGTACCCTTGGGCGCTTTCCTTTCAGGCGGCGTGGACAGTTCAAGCGTGGTGGCGTTGATGAGCGAAGCAAGCGCACAACCCGTCCAAACGTGTTCTATCGGGTTTGATGTCGCTTCGTTGGATGAAACCAGTTACGCCCAAGACATCGCCAACAAATTTGGCACAAGGCACGAAGCCCGCACAGTCGGGCAGGATGATTTTGGCGCGATCGATGAATTGGCCGGGATGTTCGATGAACCTTTCGCCGACGCATCGGCCTTACCCACCTGGCGCGTGTGCCAATTGGCGCGAGAAACCGTAACCGTTGCCCTATCCGGTGATGGCGCGGATGAGGCCTTTGCCGGGTATCGTCGCCAAGTTTTTCACCACAATGAAGAACGCGTGCGCTCTTTGTTACCCTCGGCTTTGCGAGAGCCCTTGTTTGGCTCCTTAGGTCGGCTTTGGCCAAAAGCGGATTGGGCACCGCGACCATTTCGGGCCAAATCAACCTTGCTTGCGCTCTCGGAAACAGGGGAGGCGGGATATGCGCGCGGCCTATCTGTCGCCACACCAGAAGCACGCGCTGGGCTGTATTCATCGGGATTTGCGTCCGCGTTGAATGGGTTCCGCGCAGAAGATGAACTGATCCAGCTCATGGCCAATGCCCCTGCGCGCAGTGGGTTGGACAAGGCGCAATATGCCGATCTCACCTTTTGGATGCCAGGAGATATCCTGACCAAAGTCGACCGGACGAGCATGGCCGTCAGTCTTGAAGCGCGCGAACCTTTGTTGGATCATCGTTTGGTTGAGTTCGCGGCCCGTTTGCCGGAATCCATGCGGGTTCGGGGTAGCACCGGCAAATTCCTTCTAAAGAAGTGCATGGAGCGATATTTGCCACAGGACATCCTGTATCGCCCGAAACAAGGTTTTGTGACCCCCATAGCGGATTGGTTGCGTGGACCGCTTAGCCAAGAGGCGAGGGCGATCGCGTCGAGCTCAATTCTGGTCCAATCCGATTGGTTCGATGCCAAGAAACTCGCAGGTCTAGCGGACGCCCACATTTCCGGGCGCAGCGATCATTCGAGGGTCCTTTGGCAATTGTTGATGCTCGAAAAATCGCTGACCCGGTTGGGCGTGAGCGGTTAAAGCTCAGAAGAGTCTTACTTTTCCACAGCGGGTGTTCTTCTGCACGAGACTGGTCAGAGAATGGCCCGTTTTGAGACTCTCCTCTCGGAAAAATGTAAAACTTTGTATTGCCAGCTTTCCGATCGGTAGATTAGTGTCTGTTGCAACAAGGCCGAAACGGTCGCGATATTTCTTGACACAAAGGTGTGTTTAGAGTGTCTGGGTCACACTGGAGTAATGCAGAATGGACAGCGGCGCGAGCAAAGCAGTTCCATTGACGAGCAACGATGAGTTGCTCGCCGAAAGCATAATGCACGCTGCAATTCCAAATGAGTTGTTCGAATTGAACGAACTCGATGTTCTTTACGAAGACCGTTCTGCAACTTTGTGGTCATTTATCAATCCAGAGGGTCGGCCCAGTTTTACACCGGCTCTTTTGAATGATTTCGAACAATGGCAAGACTTGATCGAACGCGCTTTTGGCCCCGATAAGGTGCCTTTGCGCTATCTGGTTCTGGGCAGTCGATCACCGGATGTGTTCTGCTTTGGCGGTGATCTGGACCTGTTTCAACGTTTGATCCGCAAACGTGACCGCGCGGCTTTGGTCGAATACGGTCATCGTTGCTGTCGTATTCTCGATAGGAACATCCGCACGCTCGACATTCCGATGCTGACGATTGGCATGGTTCAAGGCACCGCATTGGGCGGCGGTTTTGAAGCGCTGCTTTCGTTTGATTACATCATCGCAGAGAAGCAGGCGACATTTGGCCTGCCAGAAATCATGTTTGGTCTTTTCCCTGGAATGGGCGCGCATGCGTTTCTTTCGCGCAAACTGGGTAGCGCGATGGCTGACCGAATTATTGTTTCTAATGAGACATTTACGGCGCAACAGATGTATGATCTTGGCATCGTTCATCAGCTGGCTGAACCGGGTGATGGTGTGAATGCTGTCCGCGATTTCATCAAGAAATCAGACCGGCGTCATGCGGGTCTTGTTGGATCACGTCGTGCGATCAAACATGTTTGGCAATTGAAATTGGCTGAACTCAATCGGATTACGGAAATGTGGGCCGACACCGCATTGGAACTGCGTGAGCAAGATTTGAAAGTGATGAGCCGATTGGTCAGCGCCCAAGGGCGACTAGCAGAGCGCATCGCCGCTGCCTGATTAAATGCCTATCCCTGATACGGTCGCTTGGCACTTGGCATCGTGGTACCGCTCGCACTGCACTCAATAGTCCGCACCGTGGCCCAGAGCCAAGTACTCCTCGCTTTGCATTTCGTTCAAGCGGCTCACAGTGCGTTCGAATTCAAACGATCCGTCGCCCGATTGGTACAAATCCTCGGGAACCGCAGCGGCCGCCGCGAATAGCTTGACCCGATTTTCGTACAGTGCGTCGATCAGCTTGGTAAAACGGATCGCTTCATTGCGGCTTTCCGGGCTCATCAATGGAATTCCAACGATGATCACGGAGTGGAATTCGCGTGCAATTGCGAGGTAATCCGCCGCGCCGCGATTTTCGCCGCAAAGACGTTTGAAGCTAAAAACACCTACGCCTTTGAGCGCCTTTGGCACAAATAGCGTGCGGCCGCCGCCAAGGTCCAATTCGCCAGCGGGCACGTTGGCGGCGTCTTCTGGCGCGAAGTCGGTGAGCCGGAAGAAGGCTTCGCGCACTTCCTGCGTTGCCTCTTCACCCAACGGCGCATGCCACATCGCCATCCCGCCAATCCGATCAAGCCGATAATCGGTCTGTCCGTTCAGCTCAACCACGTCCATTTCGCGTTCAACCAACTCGATGAACGGGATGAAAAGAGACCGGTTGATCCCATCTTTATAGAGATCGCCAGGAGGGCGATTGGATGTGGTGACGATCACCGTCCCGCTGTCCATCATCGTGGTGAAGAACCGTCCCATGATCGCGGCATCGGCGGTGTTGTTCACCACCATTTCATCAAAAGCGAGACAGCGCACTGATTCAGAAAGTCGCATGGCCACCGCCGTAAGCGGATCTTGAAGCTGGGCCTTGCGCGCTTCGGCCACCAAAGCGTCTACTTCGAGCATAAAGGCGTGAAAATGGACCCGCCGCTTTTTTTCGATAGCGAGTGTTTCAACAAATAGATCCATCAGCATCGATTTGCCGCGACCCACTCCTCCCCACATATACACTCCGCGAGGATCGTCAGGAGCAACCCGTGTGCCAATGATCCGCTCGAAAAACGTCTTCTTGGGGAGAGGTGCTTCGAGCTCGTCTTGTAGTTGTTGCAATCGTTCTGCGGCTGCTCGCTGTGCCTTGTCGGGTTGCAATTGCCCATCTTCGATAAGAGCTTCGTATTGGGCGATCACGCCGCTCATTTTGTGCTGAGACTTTCTGAGTTCCTCGATCGCATCTTGCGCACAATGCCGGAATAGCTCGCGACGATGTCGTCGCCTTGCACGCATTGCCCACGCAGGAACAGCATTCGACCTGTTTCTCTAACTATCTCACTTACGGCATCCAAAGGACGATTGGGATCACCAGCGCCGATAAACTGACTGGATAATTCCACTGTAACCGATGGCCCAGCATCGCCGTTTCCAACCGTGTGCATGGTCGCGAATAGGGCTATGTCGATTAGGCCAAGCGTTGTTGCGCCGTGAATGTTGTCAA comes from the Erythrobacter sp. Alg231-14 genome and includes:
- the xrtA gene encoding exosortase A, with the protein product MPHEVSANPSPFSRLLVGFSPTWRTSLGVMLIGVVAVMTIAAREWAEMAHQWWNIDTYTHVLMVPIIVGWLVVLRIGALAKFSPRPWWPGLVLVGCALTLWIVGRATGINIVAHAGAVGAVQGVVVTALGPRASLALALPIAFATFLIPIGDEFIAPLQSITADIAVALTIWSGIPAVIDGIYIDTPIGLFVVAEACSGVKFLVAMITLAVLVAFTRFESWTRRGLFMLAAIVVPIIANGIRAWGTIYIAQSQGVEFAAGFDHIFYGWIFFAVVVVAILSVAWQFFEREPEDAGWTAQDVAAFGWLPRLERGSSAPIVAIAGFVGLTILAAIIAAIVAPGPLG
- a CDS encoding XrtA/PEP-CTERM system amidotransferase; translated protein: MCGIAGIFHAETPKPVDPSRVERMCDALVHRGPDGAGVWTDHGVGLGHRRLSIIDLEGSPQPMHSVDGRAVIAFNGEIYNFRELRRELEKDGAQFRTSGDTEVILAAYQRWGLDCLEKLHGMFAFALYDVDKRQLLLARDRFGVKPMFLSKLSDGGLAFASELKGLLAHPLIRRRVNPTALDAYMTWGYLPDSHSILSGVEKLPAGHFLLLEQGKPMPQPRRWWDIDFTQRATGSEADLSAELVHLMREAVQSRMVSDVPLGAFLSGGVDSSSVVALMSEASAQPVQTCSIGFDVASLDETSYAQDIANKFGTRHEARTVGQDDFGAIDELAGMFDEPFADASALPTWRVCQLARETVTVALSGDGADEAFAGYRRQVFHHNEERVRSLLPSALREPLFGSLGRLWPKADWAPRPFRAKSTLLALSETGEAGYARGLSVATPEARAGLYSSGFASALNGFRAEDELIQLMANAPARSGLDKAQYADLTFWMPGDILTKVDRTSMAVSLEAREPLLDHRLVEFAARLPESMRVRGSTGKFLLKKCMERYLPQDILYRPKQGFVTPIADWLRGPLSQEARAIASSSILVQSDWFDAKKLAGLADAHISGRSDHSRVLWQLLMLEKSLTRLGVSG
- a CDS encoding crotonase/enoyl-CoA hydratase family protein, producing the protein MTSNDELLAESIMHAAIPNELFELNELDVLYEDRSATLWSFINPEGRPSFTPALLNDFEQWQDLIERAFGPDKVPLRYLVLGSRSPDVFCFGGDLDLFQRLIRKRDRAALVEYGHRCCRILDRNIRTLDIPMLTIGMVQGTALGGGFEALLSFDYIIAEKQATFGLPEIMFGLFPGMGAHAFLSRKLGSAMADRIIVSNETFTAQQMYDLGIVHQLAEPGDGVNAVRDFIKKSDRRHAGLVGSRRAIKHVWQLKLAELNRITEMWADTALELREQDLKVMSRLVSAQGRLAERIAAA
- the zapE gene encoding cell division protein ZapE, whose product is MSGVIAQYEALIEDGQLQPDKAQRAAAERLQQLQDELEAPLPKKTFFERIIGTRVAPDDPRGVYMWGGVGRGKSMLMDLFVETLAIEKKRRVHFHAFMLEVDALVAEARKAQLQDPLTAVAMRLSESVRCLAFDEMVVNNTADAAIMGRFFTTMMDSGTVIVTTSNRPPGDLYKDGINRSLFIPFIELVEREMDVVELNGQTDYRLDRIGGMAMWHAPLGEEATQEVREAFFRLTDFAPEDAANVPAGELDLGGGRTLFVPKALKGVGVFSFKRLCGENRGAADYLAIAREFHSVIIVGIPLMSPESRNEAIRFTKLIDALYENRVKLFAAAAAVPEDLYQSGDGSFEFERTVSRLNEMQSEEYLALGHGADY
- a CDS encoding hotdog domain-containing protein translates to MAEHPFEYRTLSADEAGGEDDWFTWNLVDRTRYNSAVLGDMQVRREGSQCRLRMFPERRHTNLVDNIHGATTLGLIDIALFATMHTVGNGDAGPSVTVELSSQFIGAGDPNRPLDAVSEIVRETGRMLFLRGQCVQGDDIVASYSGIVRKMRSRNSESLSTK